The following coding sequences are from one Hippopotamus amphibius kiboko isolate mHipAmp2 chromosome 9, mHipAmp2.hap2, whole genome shotgun sequence window:
- the LOC130860688 gene encoding olfactory receptor 8B3-like, with product MVFENGSFVTEFLLLGLTDQPDLQLPLFLLFLVIYMVTVLGNLGMVTLIVLNSHLHTPMYFFLFNLSFIDPCYSSVFTPKMLVNFISKKNVISYMGCMTQLYFLCFFCISECYVLTSMAYDRYVAICTPLLYNVTMSLKVCSSLILGSCLMAFFDAMAVTGCMLRLTFCDANTINHYLCDIHPLLQLSCTSTYINELVVFVMAGINVVVPSLTIFVSYSFILSSILRISSTGGRSKAFSTCSSHIIAISLFFGSGAFMYLKPSSSVSMDEGKISSVFYTNTVPLLNPLIYSLRNKDVKLALRRTLSRRQC from the coding sequence ATGGTTTTTGAAAATGGTTCTTTCGTGACTGAATTCCTTCTTTTGGGATTAACAGACCAACCAGATCTCCAGCTCCCCCTGTTCTTACTGTTCCTAGTAATATATATGGTCACTGTGCTGGGAAACTTGGGCATGGTAACTTTAATTGTGCTGAATTCACACCTACACAcccccatgtattttttcctgtttaatctGTCCTTTATAGATCCCTGTTATTCTTCTGTGTTTACACCCAAAATGCTGGTTAATTTCATATCAAAGAAGAATGTTATTTCTTACATGGGGTGCATGACCCAActttactttttgtgttttttttgtatttctgagtgCTATGTGCTGACATCAatggcctatgatcgctatgtggccatctgtaccCCGCTTTTGTATAATGTTACCATGTCTCTTAAAGTGTGTTCCAGCCTTATACTTGGTTCATGCTTGATGGCATTTTTTGATGCCATGGCTGTCACTGGATGCATGCTGAGACTGACTTTCTGTGATGCAAATACCATCAACCATTATTTGTGTGACATCCACCCTCTGCTCCAGCTCTCCTGCACAAGTACCTACATCAATGAACTGGTGGTTTTCGTCATGGCAGGCATCAATGTCGTTGTGCCCAGTCTCACCATCTTTGTCTCTTACAGTTTtatcctctccagcatccttCGCATCAGTTCCACAGGGGGAAGGTCAAAAGCCTTCAGCACCTGCAGTTCCCACATAATTGctatttctctgttctttggatCAGGTGCATTTATGTATCTCAAACCATCTTCTTCTGTGTCTATGGATGAGGGAAAAATCTCTTCTGTCTTTTACACCAATACCGTTCCCTTGCTGAACCCCTTAATTTACAGCTTGAGGAACAAAGATGTTAAACTTGCTCTGAGAAGAACCCTGAGTAGGAGACAGTGTTGA